From Nonlabens sp. Ci31, the proteins below share one genomic window:
- a CDS encoding helix-turn-helix domain-containing protein, whose product MKLDHHNTKEGGRFTVTSFQCGPSLELLQEKGLYKIIWCTQGEERLTIDGYEIILKKNQVLFCTPVNMVAIPKDNDGLIAFIFNREFYCIQYNDSEVSCMGLLFYGSSNAPVIELNEKDQRSFKAMLVLFQEEFATKDHIQGEMLRTLLKRMLITSTRLIKLETNQADLSVKQVELIRKFNILVEQHFKEKHQVADYADLLFKSPKTLSNFFKKHDVNSPLKIINGRIAAEAKRLLLYSDKSAEEISYELGYNEPSHFSKFFKTQVGVSPMAFRKQA is encoded by the coding sequence ATGAAATTAGATCATCATAATACAAAAGAAGGCGGTAGGTTTACGGTTACCAGCTTTCAATGTGGTCCCTCGCTAGAACTCCTTCAAGAAAAGGGATTGTATAAAATCATATGGTGCACGCAAGGTGAGGAGCGTTTAACCATAGATGGCTATGAAATAATTCTCAAAAAGAATCAAGTACTTTTTTGTACGCCTGTAAATATGGTAGCTATCCCTAAAGACAATGATGGCTTGATCGCTTTTATATTCAATCGGGAGTTCTACTGTATACAATACAACGATTCTGAAGTTTCTTGTATGGGTCTTTTGTTTTACGGTTCTTCCAACGCACCTGTAATTGAATTAAATGAAAAAGATCAGCGTAGTTTTAAAGCGATGTTGGTTTTATTCCAAGAAGAGTTTGCTACTAAAGACCACATTCAAGGAGAGATGTTGCGCACCCTTTTAAAGCGCATGCTGATCACCTCAACTCGGTTGATAAAGCTAGAAACTAATCAGGCAGATCTATCTGTAAAACAGGTGGAACTCATCAGGAAATTTAATATTCTAGTAGAACAACATTTTAAAGAAAAACATCAAGTGGCTGACTACGCAGACTTGCTTTTTAAATCGCCTAAAACGCTTTCCAATTTCTTTAAAAAGCACGACGTGAACTCTCCCTTGAAAATCATCAATGGGCGTATAGCTGCTGAGGCAAAAAGATTGCTGCTGTACTCTGATAAAAGTGCTGAAGAAATCTCTTATGAACTGGGCTATAATGAGCCTAGTCATTTTTCTAAATTTTTTAAAACACAAGTTGGTGTCTCACCAATGGCCTTTAGGAAGCAGGCTTAA
- a CDS encoding alkene reductase translates to MSNKQPLLKPITIGAVELKNRVVMAPLTRCRATNEHQAPDDKHVDYYTQRAGAGLIITEGSEVSEKARGYPFVAGIFNDAQVQGWTKVVDSVHNEAGKIFLQLWHVGRTSLPDYHNGELPWAPSAVNPEIEHRNALGEKKQTVTPHAMTMEEIHQTVKEFGQAAANAKKAGFDGVEIHSSNGYLIHQFFNNQSNLRTDQYGGSPENKARFFFEILEAIKESFPENRIGCRLNPSLNGVFGIHGTPDTIPFFDYLIHRLNDHNLAYVHLSEPFTNVSDVKFLESHIAKHYRPIYKGNLMINSQFDHDSGNKVIEEGNADLVAFGKLFISNPDLPHRFECNAVLADWNQDTFYSQGREGYTDYPVLELEKANN, encoded by the coding sequence ATGAGTAACAAACAACCTCTATTAAAGCCCATAACCATCGGAGCTGTAGAGTTAAAAAACAGAGTCGTTATGGCTCCACTTACAAGATGTAGAGCAACAAACGAACATCAAGCACCAGATGATAAGCATGTAGATTATTATACACAACGTGCTGGAGCAGGGTTGATTATTACGGAAGGTAGTGAGGTTTCAGAAAAAGCAAGAGGTTACCCATTTGTGGCTGGGATTTTTAATGACGCACAAGTTCAAGGATGGACTAAAGTAGTCGACAGTGTGCATAACGAAGCTGGTAAAATATTCTTGCAGCTGTGGCACGTAGGTCGTACTTCTTTACCAGATTATCATAACGGAGAGCTGCCATGGGCACCAAGTGCCGTGAATCCAGAAATAGAACATAGAAATGCACTAGGTGAAAAGAAACAAACTGTTACACCGCATGCCATGACTATGGAAGAAATTCATCAAACGGTTAAAGAGTTTGGTCAAGCCGCTGCAAATGCAAAAAAAGCAGGTTTTGACGGTGTAGAAATTCACAGTTCTAATGGTTATCTGATACATCAATTCTTCAACAATCAATCTAATTTAAGAACCGACCAATACGGCGGTAGTCCTGAAAACAAAGCTCGATTCTTTTTTGAAATCCTTGAGGCTATAAAAGAATCTTTTCCAGAAAACAGAATCGGCTGTCGTTTAAACCCGTCTTTGAATGGTGTTTTTGGAATTCATGGCACTCCAGATACGATTCCGTTTTTTGATTACCTCATCCATCGCTTGAACGATCACAATCTTGCTTATGTTCATTTATCAGAACCTTTTACAAATGTGAGTGATGTCAAATTTTTAGAAAGTCATATTGCAAAACATTACAGACCCATTTATAAAGGGAATCTTATGATCAACAGTCAGTTTGATCACGACTCTGGAAATAAAGTTATAGAAGAAGGAAATGCAGATTTAGTTGCTTTTGGAAAGCTATTTATTTCAAATCCGGATTTACCTCATCGATTTGAATGTAACGCTGTACTAGCAGATTGGAATCAAGATACCTTCTACTCTCAAGGTCGTGAAGGTTATACAGACTATCCTGTTCTAGAGCTGGAAAAAGCTAACAACTAA
- a CDS encoding sensor histidine kinase, protein MEGIIGNIFIGLLLGLVISYFLSAADRDKQNDRRQQRLQEQNRRQLQRDQILKELAHRPSQSTLPKTEAVTLLYQFAASKNNFTLKDVEQATRVLQRHYAQTIENELAYKINFPEKELLRFEPKETLQLLTIINEGLHNAITHAQASFVFSIASVEHGKLNLITHDNGIGYDRKETPAHNGINSIQRAVQDLKGDLKLTSNIGNGTIVNVEIPIR, encoded by the coding sequence ATGGAAGGAATTATAGGTAATATTTTTATAGGTCTTTTGTTAGGACTGGTGATTAGTTACTTCCTATCAGCAGCAGATAGAGATAAGCAAAACGACAGGCGACAACAAAGATTGCAAGAGCAAAACAGACGGCAACTTCAACGGGATCAAATACTAAAGGAATTAGCTCATAGGCCATCGCAGAGCACATTACCAAAAACGGAAGCGGTTACATTGCTCTATCAATTTGCAGCCAGTAAAAACAACTTTACTTTAAAGGACGTCGAACAGGCCACTAGAGTTCTTCAAAGACATTATGCGCAAACCATCGAAAATGAGTTGGCTTATAAAATAAACTTTCCCGAAAAAGAACTTCTCCGTTTTGAGCCTAAAGAAACGCTACAACTGCTTACGATCATCAATGAAGGTTTGCACAATGCAATCACGCATGCTCAAGCCAGTTTCGTTTTTAGTATTGCATCTGTAGAACATGGAAAATTGAACCTCATCACACACGATAATGGAATAGGTTACGATCGAAAAGAAACCCCAGCTCACAACGGAATTAATAGTATTCAAAGAGCTGTTCAAGATTTAAAAGGAGATTTAAAACTGACAAGTAACATAGGGAACGGTACCATAGTCAATGTAGAAATACCTATTCGATGA
- a CDS encoding TetR/AcrR family transcriptional regulator — protein sequence MSRKKQILKTAAQLFKDRGYSAVTMRDLAAAMDMKAASLYNHISGKQEILATLILEVAQEFTTGMDAVEDNDHSAFAKAEQLILLHIKIALEYTNALAVLNTDWMHLEGQQYQEYIKLRKNYELDFKKILESGIASGEFKKMSVETMLFNLLSTLRSIYLWIPKKSTTEVIDLKKELPQILLTGISC from the coding sequence ATGTCTCGCAAAAAACAAATTCTTAAAACGGCTGCTCAACTTTTTAAAGATCGAGGTTATAGCGCTGTTACCATGCGCGACCTGGCTGCTGCTATGGACATGAAAGCGGCCAGTTTGTACAATCATATTTCTGGAAAGCAGGAGATTCTCGCCACCTTGATACTTGAGGTAGCTCAAGAATTTACGACTGGTATGGATGCCGTGGAGGATAATGATCATTCCGCTTTCGCGAAAGCGGAACAGCTCATATTATTACACATAAAAATAGCTCTTGAATACACCAACGCACTTGCCGTTTTAAATACCGACTGGATGCATCTGGAAGGTCAGCAATATCAGGAATACATCAAGCTGAGAAAGAATTATGAACTTGATTTTAAAAAGATTCTAGAAAGCGGTATTGCTTCTGGAGAATTTAAAAAAATGAGCGTGGAGACCATGCTTTTTAACCTCTTAAGTACATTGAGATCTATCTATTTATGGATACCAAAAAAGTCGACCACCGAAGTAATCGACCTTAAAAAAGAGTTGCCTCAGATATTACTTACAGGAATTAGTTGTTAG
- a CDS encoding aromatic amino acid hydroxylase codes for MLENIEINPLIERLPPHLKQFIKPQNYKLYTYQDQAVWRHVMRKNVEFLSQVAHGSYLAGLKKTGLSIDRIPSMYGMNRILKEIGWAAVAVDGFIPPAAFMEFQAYKILVIAADIRKVDNIEYTPAPDIIHEAAGHAPIIASPDYAEYLRRFGEIGSKAISSAHDHEMYEAVRKISILKEVRSEKKDAKLDKEITVAEAEIERLQNKKVVPSEMSLIRNLHWWTVEYGLVGTLENPKLYGAGLLSSIGESKSCLEPSVEKRSYSIDAAYQDFDITRKQPHLYVTPNFAHLSEVLEEFANTMAVRKGGHRGLQKLIDSKSLGTIELSTGLQVSGLFTRMITNDDNEVVFFQTFGESALAYREKELISHGRHTHKNGFLSPLGKLKGINLAIEDMGPRDLQAYHFYDNERIEFTYESGIKVEGLNVTGQRNVNGKLMLIQFTDCTVSYKDEILFSPADGMLNLAVGKEIASAYAGPADYYSFDQVYHESDVKTSKSIFTKEQVAIQGLYEKVRHYREEDKINKPLLEKLKIQVQSHYPDEWLLVEEIEELIS; via the coding sequence ATGCTAGAGAATATAGAAATCAACCCACTTATAGAGCGATTACCGCCTCACTTAAAACAATTTATAAAGCCGCAAAACTACAAGCTTTATACCTATCAAGATCAAGCCGTATGGCGTCATGTAATGCGTAAAAATGTGGAATTTTTGAGTCAAGTGGCTCATGGTTCTTACCTCGCTGGATTAAAGAAAACAGGTCTTTCTATAGATCGTATTCCGTCCATGTATGGAATGAATCGCATTTTAAAAGAAATAGGTTGGGCAGCTGTTGCCGTAGATGGGTTTATTCCACCAGCCGCATTTATGGAATTTCAGGCTTATAAAATACTCGTCATCGCAGCCGATATTAGAAAAGTGGACAATATTGAATACACACCCGCGCCAGATATTATTCATGAAGCGGCTGGGCATGCACCTATTATTGCAAGTCCCGATTACGCAGAATATTTAAGACGTTTTGGCGAGATAGGTAGTAAGGCTATTTCTAGCGCACACGACCATGAGATGTATGAAGCAGTGCGTAAAATTTCTATTCTTAAAGAAGTGAGAAGTGAGAAGAAAGATGCCAAATTAGATAAAGAAATCACCGTAGCAGAAGCTGAAATAGAGCGCCTGCAAAATAAAAAAGTAGTACCTAGCGAAATGTCGCTTATCAGAAACCTCCACTGGTGGACTGTAGAATACGGACTGGTAGGAACGCTGGAGAACCCTAAATTATACGGAGCTGGATTATTATCCAGTATAGGAGAAAGTAAAAGCTGTCTAGAGCCTAGCGTTGAAAAAAGATCTTATTCTATTGATGCCGCTTATCAGGATTTTGATATTACACGCAAGCAACCTCATCTTTATGTAACGCCTAATTTTGCGCATCTAAGTGAAGTATTAGAAGAATTTGCTAACACCATGGCCGTGCGTAAAGGAGGACACAGAGGTTTGCAAAAACTCATTGATTCAAAATCTTTAGGAACTATAGAGCTGAGCACAGGACTGCAAGTAAGTGGTTTGTTTACTCGCATGATTACTAATGATGATAATGAGGTTGTTTTCTTTCAAACTTTTGGTGAAAGCGCTCTGGCGTATCGTGAAAAAGAATTGATAAGCCACGGTCGTCATACTCATAAAAACGGTTTTTTAAGTCCGCTGGGCAAGTTGAAAGGAATCAATCTAGCTATTGAAGATATGGGACCTCGCGACTTGCAGGCCTATCACTTTTATGATAATGAACGTATCGAATTCACTTATGAAAGTGGCATTAAAGTAGAAGGGTTAAACGTCACTGGTCAACGTAACGTAAATGGAAAATTAATGCTGATTCAGTTTACCGATTGTACGGTAAGTTATAAGGATGAGATTCTCTTTTCACCAGCAGATGGTATGCTTAATCTTGCCGTAGGAAAAGAAATAGCCAGTGCTTATGCGGGTCCCGCAGACTATTACAGTTTTGACCAAGTATATCACGAAAGCGACGTCAAAACGAGCAAATCCATTTTTACTAAAGAACAAGTCGCTATTCAAGGACTTTACGAGAAGGTACGTCATTACAGAGAAGAGGATAAGATCAACAAACCGTTATTAGAAAAGCTTAAAATTCAAGTTCAAAGTCACTATCCTGATGAGTGGTTGCTTGTTGAGGAGATTGAGGAGTTGATAAGTTAG
- a CDS encoding pyridoxamine 5'-phosphate oxidase family protein codes for MIVTLNTSEKSFVLQTNYIGHLGYIYNNKPFVVPITYFYDEEQNNIICYSGNGHKTNALRKTNTVSLCVSEINSVNNWKSVLVQGIYEEHTGSDAKAILHQFSLGIKKIILNQEQRDLDFINQFSSKIYDDDLPIVFTIKIEDITGKRREFPS; via the coding sequence ATGATTGTAACCTTAAACACTAGCGAAAAATCCTTTGTACTTCAAACCAATTATATAGGTCACCTAGGTTATATATACAATAACAAACCCTTTGTGGTACCTATTACCTATTTTTATGACGAAGAACAAAATAATATCATCTGTTACTCCGGTAATGGGCATAAAACAAATGCTTTAAGAAAAACAAATACAGTCTCACTATGTGTTTCTGAAATAAATTCTGTCAATAATTGGAAATCGGTTTTGGTACAAGGCATTTATGAAGAGCATACAGGAAGTGATGCTAAAGCCATACTTCATCAGTTTTCATTAGGAATAAAAAAAATTATCTTAAACCAAGAGCAACGTGATTTAGATTTTATCAATCAGTTTTCCAGTAAGATATATGACGACGACCTTCCCATTGTTTTTACTATTAAAATAGAAGATATTACTGGCAAAAGGAGGGAGTTTCCATCATAG
- a CDS encoding rhodanese-like domain-containing protein, which produces MFGLFKNKKKEIIQKFLKDGALLLDVRTSSEFNGSHIEGSKNIPVQVIDQKLSSLDKEKPVIVYCAMGGRSNIAAAKLKSKGFKVVNAGGIGSMRKHLKS; this is translated from the coding sequence ATGTTCGGGTTATTTAAAAACAAGAAAAAAGAAATTATTCAAAAGTTCCTGAAGGATGGTGCTTTATTATTAGACGTGCGTACCTCCTCAGAATTTAATGGAAGTCATATTGAAGGCTCTAAAAATATACCTGTTCAGGTGATCGACCAGAAGTTAAGCAGTCTTGATAAAGAAAAACCTGTCATTGTTTATTGCGCGATGGGAGGAAGAAGTAATATCGCCGCTGCAAAATTGAAATCAAAAGGCTTTAAAGTAGTAAATGCTGGCGGAATAGGCTCCATGAGAAAACACCTCAAGTCCTGA